One window from the genome of Xenorhabdus bovienii SS-2004 encodes:
- a CDS encoding alanine/glycine:cation symporter family protein — MELITQWLNAINGIVWGIPMLVGILGIGIFMQIRLSFLPIRKLGTGFKLLFQKNEQRGEGQISPFNALMTALSATIGTGNIAGVATAVVMGGPGALFWMWMTALLGMATKYSEAVLAVRFRETDKNGNYVGGPMYYIKNGLGKKWIWLGTLFAFFGSIAGFGIGNTVQANSVADVLQSNFGIEKTATAGILVILVGAVLIGGIKRISDVAGKLVPVMTVGYFGAGIIVLALNITAIPEAFVLIIKSAFTPVAAQGGFAGAAVWAAIRFGVARGVFSNEAGLGSAPIAHAAAKTQNPIRQGLIAMLGTFIDTIIVCSVTGLTIVITGGWLTGETGATLTASSFSTVIPGGNYIVAVALAIFAFTTILGWSFYGEKCIQYLLGPKAIVPFRIAWIIALPIGATQSLNFVWLLADTLNAMMAIPNLIALALLSPIVYRLTRDHIRDVNADSIEVKTAAKTD; from the coding sequence ATGGAACTGATTACACAATGGTTAAATGCGATAAACGGGATAGTATGGGGAATACCTATGCTGGTTGGTATTCTGGGCATTGGCATTTTTATGCAAATCCGCCTGTCCTTCTTACCGATCCGAAAATTGGGAACGGGGTTTAAGTTACTTTTTCAGAAAAATGAACAGCGTGGTGAAGGTCAGATCTCTCCTTTCAATGCCTTGATGACTGCATTGTCTGCAACAATAGGAACAGGAAATATTGCCGGTGTGGCGACGGCTGTCGTAATGGGCGGGCCGGGAGCATTGTTTTGGATGTGGATGACGGCATTATTGGGTATGGCAACTAAATATTCTGAAGCCGTGTTGGCGGTACGCTTTCGTGAAACAGATAAAAATGGCAACTACGTTGGCGGCCCCATGTATTACATCAAAAATGGCTTGGGGAAAAAATGGATTTGGTTGGGAACACTGTTCGCTTTCTTTGGCAGCATAGCCGGTTTTGGCATTGGTAATACCGTACAGGCCAACTCCGTGGCTGATGTACTGCAAAGCAACTTTGGTATTGAAAAAACTGCGACTGCGGGCATTCTGGTGATTTTGGTCGGAGCGGTACTGATTGGTGGTATCAAACGCATTTCTGATGTGGCCGGCAAGTTGGTTCCCGTCATGACTGTCGGCTATTTTGGTGCCGGCATCATCGTACTGGCACTCAATATCACCGCCATCCCAGAAGCCTTTGTCTTGATCATTAAATCTGCATTCACTCCCGTTGCAGCACAAGGTGGGTTTGCCGGTGCAGCAGTCTGGGCGGCGATCCGTTTTGGTGTTGCCCGTGGTGTATTCTCCAATGAAGCTGGTTTGGGTAGTGCTCCGATAGCCCATGCTGCGGCAAAAACCCAAAATCCCATCCGTCAGGGTTTGATTGCTATGCTGGGGACATTTATTGACACCATCATCGTCTGTTCCGTCACCGGGCTGACCATCGTTATCACTGGCGGTTGGTTGACAGGGGAAACAGGGGCAACGCTGACAGCCTCCTCATTCTCTACGGTGATTCCGGGAGGTAATTACATTGTTGCTGTTGCTCTGGCTATTTTCGCCTTTACTACCATCTTGGGATGGAGCTTCTACGGTGAAAAATGTATCCAATACTTACTGGGGCCAAAAGCCATTGTGCCTTTCCGTATTGCCTGGATCATAGCACTGCCGATTGGTGCCACTCAGTCGCTGAACTTTGTCTGGTTGCTGGCGGATACACTCAATGCCATGATGGCGATCCCCAACCTGATAGCTCTTGCGCTGCTAAGCCCTATCGTGTATCGCTTGACCAGAGACCATATCCGTGACGTTAACGCCGATAGCATCGAAGTTAAAACAGCAGCCAAAACAGATTAA
- a CDS encoding recombinase family protein: MARVGYIRVSTNDQNSDLQKNALVNIDCERIFEDKISGKTANRPGLKRALKYLQSGDTLVVWKLDRLGRSVKNLVTLISELHDRGIHFQSLTDSIDTSTAMGRFFFHVMSALAEMERELIVERTNAGLAAAREQGRIGGRPVIFTEEDRQQAARLLDKGHTRKQLSLIYHVSLSTIYKYLPVGL; the protein is encoded by the coding sequence GTGGCAAGAGTCGGTTATATCAGAGTGTCAACAAATGACCAAAATAGTGATTTGCAAAAAAATGCGCTGGTCAATATTGACTGCGAGCGCATTTTTGAAGACAAAATCAGTGGAAAAACCGCCAATCGTCCGGGGCTGAAACGCGCTTTAAAGTATCTGCAATCCGGTGATACGCTGGTGGTCTGGAAATTGGATCGTCTGGGACGCAGTGTAAAAAATCTGGTGACGTTGATTTCAGAGCTGCATGACCGCGGAATTCATTTTCAGAGCCTGACCGACAGCATTGATACCAGTACCGCGATGGGACGTTTTTTCTTTCATGTGATGAGCGCATTGGCGGAAATGGAGCGAGAGTTGATTGTTGAAAGAACCAATGCAGGGTTAGCCGCAGCGCGGGAACAAGGGCGCATTGGTGGGCGGCCGGTGATATTTACCGAAGAAGATCGGCAGCAGGCCGCCAGATTGCTGGATAAGGGGCATACCAGAAAACAACTTTCCCTTATTTATCATGTTTCTCTGTCAACAATTTATAAATATTTGCCTGTGGGATTATGA
- a CDS encoding fimbria/pilus outer membrane usher protein translates to MSLITPSIRAQLILLLLAGFLPVAGYASDYFDLDALEIHDPSAPPPDLSYFAEKGGSAPGTYHVDIRVNGQNKGAQDIQFVLGAGRKLQPDLSVQQLADWGVNVAAFPVLNSKMQVTDLADIIPYASTSLQLGQQTLIISIPQAAMTAEARGAIDSSLWQQGESALWMNYDFNGAETRSKSGSKTNSIYMNLRSGLNWDAWRLRNYSTYHRVSSGESRWENLNTYLQRDVHLLKSQLVIGETNTRGELFSGFAFRGITLMSDDNMLPDSQRGFAPIVRGIAESNAQVTIRQNGFMIYQAYVPPGAFVIDDLYPASSGGDLNVTIQEADGRERHFVQPFSSVPIMLREGGFKYSLTAGEYRTSHEQIRQPLFMQSEVYYGLPHATTVYGGTLLSPNYQAYVVGVGYSLGRWGSLSFDITRSQADIINEGQQHGRVYRSQYTKDFEQTGTRLSLTSYHYSSPHFYDFQDVNNRAAHDELSYQRKHKFQLNLSQNLSDYGSIYVSGYLQDDWGSRSTTRSLNVGYSVNYADINYTLNYTQNMSSGNSTADNQLAFNIQVPLDRWLPNSWATYSLNHNRQGDMNQSAGLSGTALDGNVLGYSLQQRYGNNGQNSSGNINLNYKARYGELSGGYNYNNSSQQINYGLRGGLVAHRHGITLSQSLGETIVLVKTPGAAGVKVNGYNGVETDGRGHAVLPYVSPYHHNRIALSPDSFGDGVEIESNIQTVIPTQGAMVVADFRTRIGHRVLFTLTHLDKPIPFGAIATLNEENTISFLTENQSIVGNGGEIYFGGVPERGQLSVQWGNGQFEQCKARFILPKSEAAVISMKADCQL, encoded by the coding sequence ATGAGTTTGATTACTCCTTCTATCCGTGCGCAGTTAATATTGCTGCTGTTGGCCGGGTTCCTGCCTGTCGCTGGGTATGCCAGTGACTATTTTGATCTCGATGCTCTGGAAATTCATGACCCGTCTGCGCCGCCGCCTGATTTGAGCTATTTTGCAGAGAAAGGGGGTAGTGCACCGGGGACATACCATGTTGATATCCGTGTTAATGGCCAGAATAAAGGTGCACAGGATATCCAGTTTGTGCTGGGCGCCGGGAGAAAACTTCAACCCGACTTATCGGTTCAACAACTGGCCGACTGGGGAGTCAATGTTGCGGCTTTCCCGGTCTTGAACTCAAAAATGCAGGTCACTGACCTGGCTGACATTATCCCTTATGCCAGCACCTCATTACAGCTTGGTCAACAAACGCTAATTATCAGTATTCCTCAGGCGGCGATGACGGCTGAAGCGCGCGGTGCGATTGATTCATCACTTTGGCAACAGGGTGAATCGGCGCTATGGATGAATTACGATTTTAACGGTGCTGAAACTCGCAGTAAGAGCGGCTCTAAAACCAACAGTATCTATATGAATCTGCGTAGTGGATTAAACTGGGACGCCTGGCGCTTACGGAATTATTCTACTTACCACCGAGTCAGTAGCGGTGAGTCACGTTGGGAAAACCTTAACACGTATCTTCAACGTGATGTTCATCTGCTAAAAAGCCAGTTGGTGATAGGTGAAACCAATACACGTGGAGAGCTGTTTAGCGGATTTGCTTTCCGCGGTATTACCCTGATGTCTGATGATAATATGTTACCGGACAGTCAGCGGGGATTCGCCCCGATAGTGCGGGGAATAGCGGAAAGCAATGCACAGGTTACCATTCGTCAGAACGGATTCATGATTTATCAGGCTTATGTTCCGCCCGGGGCTTTCGTGATTGATGACCTTTATCCTGCCTCCTCAGGAGGAGACCTGAATGTGACTATTCAGGAAGCGGACGGCCGTGAACGGCACTTTGTTCAGCCCTTTTCGTCGGTTCCTATTATGTTACGGGAAGGTGGGTTCAAATACAGTCTGACGGCGGGAGAATACCGCACTTCGCACGAACAGATTCGGCAGCCGCTCTTTATGCAGAGTGAAGTTTATTATGGCCTGCCACATGCCACAACTGTGTATGGCGGTACGTTATTGTCTCCGAACTATCAGGCCTATGTCGTTGGTGTCGGATACAGTCTTGGCCGTTGGGGTTCTTTGTCTTTTGATATCACGCGGTCACAGGCTGATATTATCAATGAAGGTCAACAACACGGCCGGGTTTACCGGTCGCAGTATACCAAAGACTTCGAGCAGACGGGGACTCGCTTGTCGCTGACCAGTTACCATTACTCTTCACCACACTTTTATGATTTTCAGGACGTTAATAACCGGGCTGCACATGATGAGCTGTCATATCAACGTAAACATAAATTTCAGCTTAATCTGAGTCAAAACTTGTCGGATTATGGCAGCATCTATGTTTCCGGCTATTTGCAGGATGATTGGGGAAGCCGTAGTACGACCCGGAGTTTAAATGTCGGGTACAGTGTGAATTATGCCGATATCAATTATACCCTGAACTACACCCAAAATATGAGTTCAGGTAACTCAACAGCCGATAACCAACTGGCATTCAATATACAGGTTCCGCTCGACCGCTGGCTGCCGAACAGTTGGGCTACCTATAGTCTCAATCATAATCGCCAAGGAGATATGAACCAATCAGCTGGACTGAGTGGTACGGCTCTGGATGGCAATGTTCTGGGTTACTCTCTACAGCAGCGTTACGGTAATAACGGTCAGAATTCCAGTGGGAATATTAATCTCAACTATAAAGCCCGTTATGGGGAGCTGTCCGGTGGATATAACTATAACAATAGCTCGCAGCAGATTAACTACGGACTCAGGGGGGGATTGGTCGCTCATCGTCATGGCATAACTTTGTCTCAATCATTGGGTGAGACGATTGTCTTGGTCAAAACTCCCGGAGCAGCAGGGGTTAAGGTTAACGGCTATAACGGGGTTGAAACGGATGGACGAGGCCATGCAGTATTGCCCTATGTCAGTCCTTATCACCATAACCGTATTGCTTTGTCACCGGATTCTTTTGGCGATGGCGTGGAAATTGAGTCCAATATCCAGACTGTCATTCCGACACAGGGAGCGATGGTCGTGGCTGATTTCCGAACACGGATCGGCCACCGAGTGCTGTTTACTCTGACCCATCTGGATAAACCGATTCCTTTTGGCGCAATAGCTACCCTGAATGAAGAAAATACAATCAGCTTTCTTACTGAAAATCAGAGCATTGTTGGCAATGGAGGAGAAATTTATTTCGGTGGTGTGCCGGAGCGGGGGCAGTTATCTGTTCAATGGGGTAATGGTCAGTTTGAACAGTGTAAAGCGCGTTTTATTTTGCCAAAAAGTGAAGCGGCGGTGATTTCGATGAAGGCAGATTGTCAGTTATGA
- the flhA gene encoding flagellar biosynthesis protein FlhA: MANLASLLRLPGNIKGSQWQMLAGPVLILMILSMMVLPLPPFLLDLLFTFNIALSIMVLLVAMFTRRTLDFAAFPTILLFSTLLRLSLNVASTRIILMEGHTGSAAAGQVVEAFGHFLVGGNFAIGIVVFVILILINFMVITKGAGRIAEVGARFVLDGMPGKQMAIDADLNAGLIGEDDAKKRRAEVTQEADFYGSMDGASKFVRGDAIAGLMILVINIIGGLIVGVAQHNMNLGDAAEAYTLLTIGDGLVAQLPALIISTAAGVIVTRVATDEDVGQQMVTQLFNNPRVLMLSAGVLGLLGLVPGMPNLVFLLFTAALAGLGYFLLRKDKNPLAAQHEEMKAVEEQQQTAEASWSDVQLEDPLGMEVGYRLIPMVDFRQNGELLGRISGIRKKFAQEVGYLPPVVHICDNLELAPASYRILMKGVEIGRGEAHPGRWLAINPGGAVGELQGDLTQDPAFGLSAVWIDDSLREQAQVQGYTVVAASTVVATHLNHLLSQHSSELFGRQEAQQLFERVSQEMPKLTEDFIPDVVSLTTLHKVLQNLLAEQVPIRDMRTIIETLAEHAPTQADPYELTATIRIALGRAIAQQWFPGADEIKVIGLDAGLERLLLQALQSGGGLEPGLAESLERQAAEALERQEMLGAPPVLLVNHALRPLLSRFLRRILPRLVVLSNLEITDNRQIRMTATIGGAR, translated from the coding sequence ATGGCTAATCTGGCCTCATTACTTCGTTTACCGGGGAATATAAAAGGCTCCCAGTGGCAAATGCTTGCGGGGCCTGTACTGATCCTCATGATTTTGTCAATGATGGTGCTGCCGTTACCACCATTCCTGCTTGATCTGCTATTCACTTTTAATATTGCACTTTCCATCATGGTCTTGCTGGTAGCGATGTTTACCCGTCGGACACTGGATTTTGCCGCATTTCCGACTATTCTGCTGTTCTCAACATTACTGCGCCTGTCACTGAACGTTGCATCTACACGTATCATTCTGATGGAAGGCCATACGGGTTCAGCGGCAGCGGGACAAGTGGTGGAAGCTTTCGGACACTTTTTGGTTGGTGGTAATTTCGCGATTGGTATCGTGGTTTTCGTTATCCTGATCCTGATTAACTTTATGGTCATTACCAAAGGTGCGGGGCGTATTGCGGAAGTCGGTGCGCGTTTTGTGCTGGATGGCATGCCCGGTAAACAGATGGCGATTGACGCTGATTTAAACGCTGGCTTGATTGGTGAAGATGACGCCAAAAAACGCCGCGCCGAAGTGACACAGGAAGCAGACTTTTACGGCTCAATGGATGGTGCGAGTAAATTCGTGCGCGGAGATGCCATTGCCGGATTGATGATTCTGGTGATTAACATTATCGGTGGACTGATTGTCGGTGTTGCCCAGCATAATATGAATCTGGGAGATGCAGCGGAAGCTTATACCCTGCTGACTATCGGTGACGGGTTGGTAGCTCAGTTGCCCGCTCTGATTATTTCCACGGCGGCGGGTGTGATTGTGACCCGAGTGGCGACCGATGAAGATGTCGGTCAGCAAATGGTGACTCAGCTTTTCAATAACCCACGGGTGTTGATGTTGAGTGCAGGAGTACTGGGCTTGCTTGGTCTGGTGCCGGGAATGCCTAATTTAGTTTTTCTATTATTCACGGCGGCATTGGCGGGTTTAGGATACTTCCTGCTGCGCAAAGATAAAAATCCGCTTGCGGCACAGCACGAAGAGATGAAAGCCGTAGAGGAACAGCAACAAACCGCAGAAGCCTCATGGTCTGACGTACAACTGGAAGATCCACTGGGCATGGAAGTGGGCTATCGTTTGATCCCAATGGTAGATTTCCGCCAGAATGGTGAACTACTTGGGCGTATCAGTGGCATCCGCAAAAAATTTGCGCAAGAAGTGGGCTATTTGCCACCGGTGGTGCATATTTGCGATAACCTGGAGTTGGCGCCTGCCAGCTACCGTATTTTGATGAAAGGGGTCGAAATTGGCCGTGGTGAAGCTCACCCAGGACGCTGGCTGGCAATTAACCCTGGTGGCGCAGTTGGCGAGTTACAGGGAGATTTGACGCAAGATCCTGCTTTTGGTCTGTCTGCGGTCTGGATTGATGATTCCCTGCGAGAACAGGCGCAGGTACAGGGTTATACCGTTGTTGCGGCCAGTACCGTTGTTGCGACTCACCTGAACCACCTGCTATCTCAACATTCCAGCGAACTGTTTGGAAGACAGGAAGCACAGCAACTGTTTGAGCGTGTCAGCCAGGAAATGCCGAAACTGACGGAAGATTTCATACCTGACGTGGTGAGTTTGACCACCTTGCACAAAGTATTGCAGAACTTGTTGGCAGAGCAGGTGCCGATCAGGGATATGCGTACCATTATCGAAACACTGGCTGAGCATGCGCCAACACAAGCTGATCCTTATGAATTAACCGCCACGATTCGAATTGCGCTTGGCAGAGCCATTGCCCAGCAATGGTTCCCCGGGGCGGATGAAATCAAAGTTATTGGGTTGGATGCAGGCCTTGAACGCCTGTTACTTCAGGCATTGCAAAGCGGCGGAGGGCTGGAGCCTGGTTTGGCCGAAAGCCTCGAACGGCAGGCGGCAGAAGCGCTGGAGCGTCAGGAAATGTTGGGTGCACCGCCTGTACTGTTGGTCAATCATGCACTGCGTCCGCTGCTGTCTCGTTTCCTGCGCCGCATATTGCCGAGATTGGTTGTGTTGTCTAACCTTGAAATCACCGATAACCGTCAGATCAGAATGACGGCAACGATTGGTGGAGCAAGATAA
- a CDS encoding fimbrial protein has translation MKVFVYPWLLLASVFFSSGKVYADCSGGSGIISTVAVSIPQHISRDEIYRSLNSQSRASMAITCTNMPIRATHITVGIKAYGDDSGMTSISRKIFKLGDSGIGYVVIGVDDTHDEKPVTTTADRFWGGNARELYTTEIRSDSTINLNAALRLEFYKIGPIKPGRYSQSVAAAIVAPRGSRIPSVTQEFRFTTGMITINAPTCSVDNSTIPVTLGRITTMQLPYVGSTAAETLFNIPLTCEPKANVFMTLEAGRQGAYNLMQGIIELKRGLNERARDGVGVQILDGKTNRPIHLGEKKYYTTTGMGGPVNIPLKARYYRYGDVRAGVANATATFTMSYE, from the coding sequence ATGAAGGTATTCGTTTATCCGTGGTTATTGTTAGCCTCGGTGTTTTTTTCCTCCGGTAAGGTTTATGCCGATTGTTCCGGGGGCAGTGGAATCATATCGACTGTTGCGGTGTCCATTCCGCAACATATATCGAGGGATGAAATATACCGTAGCTTAAATTCCCAGTCTCGGGCAAGTATGGCGATAACTTGCACAAATATGCCGATAAGAGCCACTCACATAACAGTCGGCATAAAAGCCTATGGGGACGATTCGGGGATGACTTCCATCTCCCGTAAAATTTTCAAACTGGGTGACAGTGGTATTGGATATGTCGTCATTGGCGTGGATGATACGCACGATGAGAAACCGGTAACAACAACCGCGGATCGTTTTTGGGGCGGGAATGCCAGAGAGCTATATACCACTGAGATAAGGTCTGATAGCACTATCAACCTGAATGCCGCACTCAGACTCGAATTTTACAAAATTGGCCCGATAAAGCCGGGTCGTTATTCCCAGTCAGTAGCCGCAGCTATTGTAGCACCGCGCGGATCCAGAATACCCAGTGTGACTCAAGAATTCCGATTCACCACGGGTATGATAACGATTAACGCTCCAACCTGTTCCGTCGATAACAGCACAATTCCTGTAACATTAGGCCGGATAACGACAATGCAATTACCTTATGTGGGTTCAACGGCAGCGGAAACACTATTTAATATACCTTTGACCTGTGAACCCAAAGCCAACGTTTTTATGACCTTAGAGGCAGGTCGTCAAGGGGCTTATAATCTGATGCAAGGTATTATCGAGCTTAAACGTGGGCTTAATGAGAGAGCCAGGGATGGTGTTGGTGTGCAGATTTTAGATGGTAAAACGAATAGACCCATTCACCTCGGTGAAAAAAAATACTATACAACCACAGGAATGGGCGGGCCTGTAAACATACCTTTAAAAGCACGTTACTATCGGTATGGTGACGTTAGAGCAGGGGTTGCCAATGCAACAGCGACATTCACAATGAGTTATGAGTGA
- a CDS encoding intradiol ring-cleavage dioxygenase encodes MKNERRHFLKQASVTGAIFSLLPLLPAGAFASSPSQPEKGDGIGIGVCELTPEEMSGPYFINNKLLRRNITEDEQGIPLLLTMKIIDSVTCKPLDDILIDIWHCNSMGKYSGWKYINPDLEAPSSDIGTISRTDESIFLRGAQRTDKEGIVRFTTIFPGFYAGRAIHIHLSARSANVQKRQEDKFYFVGQLYFPENISKEVMINDMYSPRDINRLKNEDDSIFSGVKNRAAILTVKKIGDNPLDGLHGKIVLSINKDHVSKKITPKDLAKYTV; translated from the coding sequence ATGAAAAATGAAAGAAGACATTTTCTGAAACAGGCTAGTGTTACTGGTGCAATATTTTCATTATTACCTCTGCTTCCAGCAGGAGCCTTCGCCTCTTCACCTAGTCAACCAGAAAAAGGAGATGGTATTGGCATCGGTGTTTGCGAGTTGACTCCAGAGGAAATGTCAGGCCCATATTTTATAAATAACAAACTGCTGAGAAGGAATATCACAGAGGATGAACAAGGAATACCTTTGTTATTGACAATGAAAATCATTGATTCTGTAACCTGTAAACCTTTAGATGATATCCTTATTGATATATGGCATTGTAATTCAATGGGGAAATATTCAGGTTGGAAATATATTAATCCAGACCTCGAGGCTCCATCTAGTGATATCGGGACGATTTCAAGAACGGATGAAAGCATATTTCTTCGTGGGGCACAAAGAACAGATAAAGAAGGCATAGTCAGATTCACCACAATTTTCCCTGGATTTTATGCTGGAAGAGCTATACATATCCATTTATCAGCAAGGAGTGCGAATGTACAAAAAAGACAGGAAGATAAATTCTACTTTGTAGGCCAACTCTATTTCCCTGAGAATATTTCTAAAGAAGTCATGATTAATGATATGTATTCTCCAAGAGATATTAATAGGCTTAAAAATGAAGATGACTCTATTTTTTCCGGAGTTAAAAATAGAGCTGCAATTTTGACGGTAAAAAAAATAGGTGATAATCCTTTGGATGGATTACATGGAAAAATAGTTTTATCTATTAATAAAGACCATGTGTCAAAGAAAATAACCCCTAAAGACTTAGCTAAATACACTGTGTAA
- the flhB gene encoding flagellar biosynthesis protein FlhB, which yields MAEDSDLEKTEEPTPHKREKARKDGQIARSKELTSILMLVGGVSLLWMSGNSITHELSLMVFEGFNFDHNMVSNDKQMIQQVGRLLKQAVWALLPVFVGLVLVALSAPTLMGGLIFSSKSIKFDLAKLSPISGLKKIFSMNALAELFKAILKASLVGGGTALFIWLNWPAMLNLTAQPPLMALSDAMMMLIFAGYIVLFMLIPMVAFDVLYQIRSHLKKLRMTRQEIKDEFKEQEGDPHVKARIRQQQRAAARKRMMSDVPKADVIVTNPTHYAVALQYDSKKMGAPKVLAKGAGLIALRIKEIGAENRIPLLEAPPLARALFRHAEVGGFIPATLYAAVAEVLAWVYQLKRWKREGGLKPKTPENLPVPSALDFAGENNRHG from the coding sequence GTGGCTGAAGATAGCGATCTCGAAAAAACCGAAGAACCCACGCCCCATAAACGGGAAAAAGCCCGCAAAGACGGGCAGATTGCGCGTTCAAAGGAACTGACTTCTATCCTGATGCTGGTGGGAGGGGTAAGCCTGCTCTGGATGAGCGGAAATTCGATCACTCATGAACTTTCACTGATGGTTTTTGAAGGGTTTAACTTTGACCATAATATGGTCAGCAACGATAAGCAGATGATTCAGCAGGTCGGTCGCTTATTGAAACAGGCAGTATGGGCATTGCTGCCAGTATTCGTTGGTCTGGTTCTGGTTGCCCTCAGTGCACCGACATTGATGGGGGGGCTGATATTCAGTTCAAAATCTATCAAATTTGATTTGGCTAAGCTGAGCCCGATCTCTGGATTGAAGAAGATCTTCTCCATGAACGCACTGGCAGAATTGTTCAAGGCCATATTGAAAGCCTCGCTGGTCGGTGGTGGAACTGCCCTGTTTATCTGGCTGAATTGGCCGGCTATGTTGAACTTGACTGCCCAGCCCCCGCTGATGGCGTTGAGTGATGCCATGATGATGCTGATCTTTGCTGGCTACATTGTCTTATTTATGTTGATACCGATGGTGGCGTTTGATGTGCTCTATCAAATCCGCAGCCACTTGAAAAAGCTGAGAATGACCCGTCAGGAGATCAAGGATGAATTCAAGGAGCAAGAAGGTGACCCACATGTAAAGGCTCGCATTCGTCAACAACAACGGGCGGCTGCGCGTAAGCGTATGATGAGCGATGTGCCGAAGGCTGATGTTATTGTGACCAACCCGACCCATTATGCTGTTGCCTTGCAGTATGACAGCAAAAAAATGGGTGCCCCAAAAGTATTGGCAAAAGGGGCGGGGCTTATTGCCTTACGCATCAAAGAGATTGGTGCAGAAAACCGAATTCCGTTATTGGAAGCGCCACCACTGGCAAGGGCGTTATTTCGTCATGCCGAAGTGGGGGGCTTTATTCCTGCGACGCTTTATGCTGCCGTCGCTGAAGTGCTTGCCTGGGTTTACCAATTGAAACGTTGGAAACGAGAAGGTGGCCTGAAACCGAAAACACCTGAAAATCTGCCGGTGCCATCTGCACTGGATTTTGCTGGAGAAAATAATCGTCATGGCTAA
- a CDS encoding fimbrial biogenesis chaperone, which yields MLKRFLFGLLLSLPVVFAAPVHAGIALSSTRVIYEASQREATISVINDSKEHVYLIQSWVDTFTTTTELSDRKAPFLVTPPLFRLDGEQENRLRIILTDDSLPRDRESVFWLNVKAIPAVEKNDANRLLISVKNRIKLFYRPAGLTEQLADNAYQKLTFSRQNGQLVVQNPTPFHISFHNITVGNNPVPEAGMVAPFSRRQWPLPAGSGNTVTWWAINDFGGTTEPQHQTLSSS from the coding sequence ATGTTAAAACGTTTTTTGTTCGGGTTGCTATTGTCCCTGCCGGTTGTCTTTGCCGCACCCGTCCATGCCGGAATAGCGCTCAGTAGTACCCGGGTGATCTATGAAGCATCTCAACGTGAAGCGACTATTTCCGTAATCAACGACAGTAAGGAGCATGTTTACCTTATTCAGTCTTGGGTAGATACCTTTACAACAACGACCGAACTATCTGATCGCAAAGCGCCATTTTTAGTGACACCACCCTTATTCCGTCTGGATGGCGAGCAAGAAAACCGTCTGCGAATTATCCTGACAGATGACTCTTTGCCTCGGGATCGTGAATCTGTCTTCTGGTTGAACGTTAAAGCGATTCCTGCGGTGGAAAAAAACGATGCAAACCGCCTGCTGATATCGGTGAAAAACCGGATAAAGCTCTTTTATCGGCCAGCCGGACTGACAGAACAACTGGCGGATAATGCCTATCAAAAATTGACTTTTTCCCGCCAGAATGGGCAATTAGTGGTGCAGAATCCAACCCCTTTTCATATCTCTTTCCACAACATTACGGTCGGGAATAATCCAGTACCGGAAGCCGGTATGGTCGCCCCGTTCAGCCGCCGTCAATGGCCTTTACCCGCAGGTTCCGGTAATACCGTGACTTGGTGGGCTATCAATGATTTTGGCGGCACCACTGAGCCACAGCATCAAACATTATCATCCTCGTAA
- a CDS encoding fimbrial protein — protein sequence MFVIKGIKMKLLKLFIAAVISGSMAAPAFAADGTINFNGRITKATCTVSALTDNSVNLPEVGATALAGKGTTGGETLFRIGLENCGIVGGSANVQVKFGGVKDSIDGNLLRINSESGGAKGVGIGIYEKDGSTPINMGALSKGIPVVSPATTLEFKAKYVATEATVTPGTVKASTDFTLDYE from the coding sequence ATGTTTGTAATTAAAGGAATAAAAATGAAATTATTAAAATTATTTATCGCAGCAGTTATTTCTGGATCTATGGCTGCACCGGCATTCGCTGCTGATGGCACAATTAACTTTAACGGTAGGATTACTAAGGCGACATGTACTGTCAGTGCCTTAACGGATAATAGTGTCAATTTACCTGAAGTAGGCGCGACTGCCCTTGCAGGAAAAGGTACAACCGGGGGAGAAACTCTCTTTAGAATTGGTCTGGAGAACTGCGGGATAGTGGGTGGTTCGGCTAATGTGCAGGTGAAGTTTGGCGGTGTTAAAGATAGTATCGATGGCAATCTGCTGAGAATTAACTCTGAGAGTGGTGGAGCGAAGGGTGTTGGCATTGGTATTTATGAGAAAGATGGTAGTACGCCAATTAATATGGGGGCGCTTAGCAAAGGGATTCCGGTAGTTTCACCCGCAACTACACTTGAATTTAAGGCTAAATATGTGGCTACAGAAGCAACTGTCACGCCCGGTACAGTGAAAGCTTCTACGGACTTTACACTAGACTACGAGTAA